A section of the Streptomyces xinghaiensis S187 genome encodes:
- a CDS encoding ferredoxin reductase → MTSTALRSRAWKLLEMVTTPLLPSDYLDLVRPLRTGADLRGRIEAVHPETRDAATVVIRPGRGWRGHTAGQYVRIGVDVDGVRLWRAYSLTSPANRQDGRVTITVKAIPDGKVSNHLVRRAKPGTLIQLDQATGDFVLPQAKPAKVLYLTAGSGITPVMGMLRDTELDDVVMVHCAPQPQDVIFRDELHGLVADKKLRLTEVHTDTDGMLDIARLDELVPDWTERETWACGPAGLLDAAEEHWTEQGIQERLHTERFRPGIVVAGDGGEVTFSATGKTVDADGATPLLDIGEEAGVLMPSGCRMGICFGCVTPLKAGAIRDLRTGEITEAEPGVLIQTCVSAAAGPCDIER, encoded by the coding sequence ATGACGAGTACAGCCCTCCGCAGCAGGGCGTGGAAACTGCTCGAGATGGTCACGACGCCGCTGCTGCCGTCGGACTACCTCGACCTGGTCAGGCCGCTGCGTACGGGCGCTGACCTGCGTGGGCGCATCGAGGCCGTGCACCCCGAGACGCGCGACGCCGCGACGGTCGTGATCCGGCCGGGACGGGGCTGGCGCGGCCACACAGCCGGTCAGTACGTGCGGATCGGGGTCGACGTCGACGGCGTGCGCCTGTGGCGTGCCTACTCCCTCACCTCGCCGGCAAACCGCCAGGACGGCCGCGTCACGATCACCGTGAAGGCGATCCCGGACGGCAAGGTCAGCAACCACCTGGTCCGCAGGGCGAAACCGGGCACGCTGATCCAGCTCGACCAGGCGACCGGTGACTTCGTGCTGCCGCAGGCCAAGCCCGCCAAGGTGCTCTACCTGACGGCCGGCAGCGGCATCACGCCCGTGATGGGCATGCTGCGCGACACCGAGCTCGACGACGTCGTCATGGTCCACTGCGCACCACAGCCGCAAGACGTGATCTTCCGCGACGAACTGCACGGCCTGGTCGCGGACAAGAAGCTGCGGCTCACCGAGGTGCACACCGACACGGACGGCATGCTCGACATCGCCCGTCTCGACGAGCTCGTGCCCGACTGGACCGAGCGCGAGACCTGGGCCTGCGGGCCCGCGGGCCTGCTCGACGCCGCCGAAGAACACTGGACCGAACAGGGCATCCAGGAGCGCCTGCACACCGAGCGCTTCCGCCCCGGCATCGTCGTCGCCGGCGACGGCGGCGAGGTCACGTTCAGCGCCACCGGCAAGACCGTCGACGCGGACGGTGCCACGCCGTTGCTCGACATCGGCGAGGAGGCCGGCGTGCTCATGCCCTCCGGGTGCCGCATGGGCATCTGCTTCGGCTGCGTCACGCCGCTCAAGGCGGGCGCCATCCGCGACCTGCGCACCGGCGAGATCACCGAGGCCGAGCCGGGCGTCCTCATCCAGACCTGCGTGTCCGCCGCGGCGGGCCCCTGCGACATCGAACGGTAG
- a CDS encoding PucR family transcriptional regulator produces MSHAIRRASELALDDTTVTALRAALKTTADEVVQAIIDEVPPYANALSGRMGGTIRRAVRTALGHYLDLASGKATGGDAGDAAYELGRGEVRDGRSMDALLSAYRVGARVAWRCLAAGAVPAGLPAAEVAKFAELTFAYIDELSAASAAGHADELAARGRAHERHLEHLARKLLAGASPDVLLASVQRAGWQPPVSLTAVLLPAAQARPAYRALDPSTLVLDDLPDAAGVLLVPDADRSHLLRQLTDRAAVVGPARPWTRASASYARAVRARSLSPDIRDTEEHLPELVLSADMDAFTDLRTRALAPLRTLPVATAQRLEKTLRAWLLHQGRREEVAAELFVHPQTVRYRMSQLRELFPDLASPQRVLELTLAVGLRAG; encoded by the coding sequence GTGAGCCATGCAATCCGGAGGGCCAGCGAACTGGCCCTGGATGACACGACGGTCACCGCGCTTCGGGCCGCGCTGAAGACCACCGCCGACGAGGTCGTCCAGGCGATCATCGACGAGGTCCCTCCATACGCCAACGCCCTTTCGGGCCGCATGGGCGGCACCATCCGCCGAGCCGTCCGCACCGCCCTGGGCCACTACCTGGACCTCGCGAGCGGAAAGGCCACGGGCGGCGACGCCGGTGACGCGGCCTACGAGCTGGGCCGCGGCGAGGTGCGCGACGGCCGTTCGATGGACGCCCTGCTCAGCGCCTACCGCGTCGGCGCCCGCGTGGCCTGGCGATGCCTGGCCGCGGGTGCCGTACCCGCGGGTCTGCCCGCCGCCGAGGTCGCCAAGTTCGCCGAACTGACCTTCGCCTACATCGACGAGCTCTCCGCCGCGAGCGCCGCGGGCCACGCCGACGAACTGGCCGCCCGGGGCAGGGCCCACGAGCGCCACCTGGAACACCTGGCCCGCAAACTCCTCGCCGGCGCGAGCCCGGACGTGCTGCTGGCCTCTGTCCAACGGGCCGGGTGGCAGCCTCCGGTCTCGCTGACCGCGGTCCTGCTGCCCGCCGCCCAGGCCCGGCCCGCCTACCGCGCGCTCGACCCGAGCACCCTCGTCCTCGACGATCTGCCGGATGCCGCCGGTGTGCTCCTCGTCCCCGATGCCGACCGATCACATCTCCTGCGGCAGCTGACCGACCGCGCCGCCGTGGTCGGCCCGGCCCGGCCATGGACTCGTGCGTCCGCCTCGTACGCACGAGCCGTACGCGCCCGGTCCCTCTCCCCCGATATTCGCGACACCGAGGAGCACCTGCCGGAGCTGGTGCTGAGTGCCGACATGGACGCGTTCACAGACCTGCGTACCCGCGCCCTCGCACCGTTGCGGACCTTGCCTGTCGCGACCGCACAGCGGCTGGAGAAGACATTGCGGGCGTGGCTGCTGCACCAGGGCAGGCGGGAGGAGGTGGCGGCAGAGTTGTTCGTCCATCCCCAGACGGTCCGGTACCGGATGTCGCAGCTGCGGGAGCTGTTTCCGGACCTCGCATCGCCACAGCGGGTCCTCGAACTGACGCTGGCGGTCGGCCTCCGGGCCGGCTGA
- a CDS encoding response regulator, protein MISVLVVDAQPLQRFGFRMLLESTPDTEIVGEAENGAEAVRWTTKLRPDVVLMDISMPNVDGIEVTRRIVAAGGHSRILVLTTSDVDRYALAALRAGASGFLLKDIRPEELLAGIRAVAAGSAVIAPALTRRLLDAFADRLGDDLCGPVREDPRLDSLTGREREILVAIGHGLTNGEIAQRFTLSESTVKTHVGRVLAKIGARDRIQAVILTYDLRLTRPV, encoded by the coding sequence ATGATCTCCGTGCTCGTGGTGGACGCCCAGCCGCTGCAGCGCTTCGGGTTTCGCATGCTGCTGGAGAGCACCCCCGACACCGAGATCGTCGGCGAGGCCGAGAACGGCGCCGAGGCTGTTCGGTGGACCACCAAGCTGCGTCCCGACGTGGTGCTGATGGACATCAGCATGCCAAACGTCGACGGGATCGAGGTCACCCGGCGCATCGTCGCCGCCGGTGGGCATTCGCGGATCCTGGTGCTGACGACGTCCGACGTGGACCGGTACGCGCTCGCCGCGCTGCGGGCCGGGGCGAGCGGTTTCCTGCTGAAGGACATCCGCCCGGAGGAGCTGCTCGCCGGCATCCGGGCCGTCGCCGCCGGGTCCGCGGTGATCGCGCCGGCGCTGACTCGGCGGCTGCTCGACGCGTTCGCCGACCGGCTCGGCGACGACCTCTGCGGGCCCGTGCGGGAGGATCCCCGGCTGGACTCCCTGACCGGCCGCGAGCGCGAGATCCTCGTCGCCATCGGCCACGGCCTCACCAACGGCGAGATCGCGCAACGGTTCACGCTGTCGGAGTCGACGGTGAAGACCCACGTCGGACGGGTCCTCGCCAAGATCGGCGCACGGGACCGGATCCAGGCCGTCATCCTCACCTACGACCTGAGACTCACCCGGCCGGTTTAG
- a CDS encoding Rieske (2Fe-2S) protein, producing the protein MPDPKRRAVVCGLLAGLVAPASLAACSSGTPAANPPAGGSSGSGGTPLAKLADVPVGSGAIVDGPSGKVLIVRPSENEVKGLNPVCPHAGVTVSQPAGGTITCPGHGSVFDAATGDMKKGPATTGLIPIPVKISGDSVVTA; encoded by the coding sequence TTGCCAGATCCCAAACGCCGCGCGGTTGTCTGCGGCCTGCTAGCCGGTCTGGTCGCACCGGCTTCCCTGGCCGCCTGCTCGTCCGGGACACCCGCCGCCAACCCGCCCGCCGGAGGATCCTCCGGCTCCGGTGGCACGCCGTTGGCCAAGCTGGCCGACGTCCCGGTCGGCAGCGGGGCGATCGTGGACGGGCCGTCGGGCAAAGTCCTGATCGTCCGGCCGTCGGAGAACGAGGTCAAAGGGCTCAACCCGGTCTGCCCGCACGCGGGCGTCACCGTTTCCCAACCGGCGGGCGGCACCATCACATGCCCCGGCCACGGCAGCGTCTTCGACGCCGCGACCGGCGACATGAAGAAAGGGCCGGCGACCACCGGCCTGATCCCGATCCCGGTGAAGATCAGCGGCGACTCGGTCGTGACCGCCTAG
- a CDS encoding response regulator transcription factor, with protein sequence MTPRLDAPAVARRDIRVLLVDDQELVRRGFASLLANEPGIKVVGEVGDGAQAIAETWRTRPDVVLMDIRMPRMDGLAATRAICGDERLSATKVLVLTTFALDEYVYEALRVGASGFLLKDTPPRLLLEAIAAAADGDVLISPAMAKRLVADFVRRPTGDSGLLDLLSEREREVLAEVARGKTNSEIGESLHMSPLTAKTHVSHILGKLNARDRVQLVIIGYETGLVSLGE encoded by the coding sequence ATGACCCCTCGGCTCGACGCGCCTGCCGTGGCGAGGCGCGACATCCGCGTGCTGCTCGTCGACGACCAGGAGTTGGTGCGCCGCGGGTTCGCATCACTGCTCGCCAACGAACCCGGCATCAAGGTCGTCGGTGAGGTCGGCGACGGCGCGCAGGCGATCGCCGAGACCTGGCGGACACGCCCCGACGTCGTGCTGATGGACATCCGCATGCCTCGCATGGACGGGCTCGCCGCGACGCGAGCGATCTGCGGCGACGAACGGCTCAGCGCCACCAAGGTGCTCGTGCTCACCACCTTCGCGCTCGATGAGTACGTCTACGAGGCGCTCAGAGTCGGTGCCTCCGGTTTCCTGCTCAAGGACACCCCACCGCGACTCCTGCTCGAGGCCATCGCCGCCGCCGCCGACGGTGACGTCCTCATCTCACCGGCGATGGCCAAGCGGTTGGTCGCCGACTTCGTTCGCCGACCGACCGGCGACTCGGGTCTTCTCGATCTCCTGAGCGAGCGCGAGCGCGAAGTACTCGCCGAGGTCGCACGTGGCAAGACCAACTCCGAGATCGGCGAGTCGCTCCACATGTCGCCGCTCACGGCGAAGACGCACGTCAGTCACATCCTCGGCAAGCTGAACGCGCGCGACCGCGTCCAGCTCGTGATCATCGGATACGAGACCGGACTCGTCAGCCTCGGCGAGTGA
- a CDS encoding sensor histidine kinase: MTHTDHRTGRADLAALVTALAVSIGVFVLDPDVLAGRELPGIAIAAVAAVLLVVAGRFARVTVVAIGVLTVVSFAWTSSPVALGPMLAVALFRLVRRSDDRSVIWFGSFVAIVVAGFGALAGGEPFWFEWVTYSAVLLLPIAAADARRSNLRRRADGLERQVAERLQAERLRIAYDLHDIVAHSLSAITVQSGIAAHGFERDPAAARTSLVEINDAGRRSLDELRSLLGLLRSDESVPLRPVPAATTTLSDVVAAAGHSTEVEVVEDGHYPAGVAESTVVTVHRIVHECLVNVARHAGDVPTVVRLRHADGGVHVTVSNEAPATARVTTPGTGIGLVAIRERAELLGGTVHAGPTDNGGFTVHAFVPYHIPGGWEA, from the coding sequence ATGACGCACACGGATCACCGCACCGGTCGCGCCGATCTCGCTGCGCTCGTCACCGCGTTGGCGGTGTCGATCGGCGTGTTCGTCCTCGATCCGGACGTCCTGGCCGGACGGGAGCTCCCAGGCATCGCGATCGCGGCCGTCGCCGCAGTGCTGCTCGTCGTCGCCGGTCGGTTCGCTCGGGTCACCGTCGTGGCGATCGGCGTGCTGACCGTCGTCTCCTTCGCATGGACCTCCAGCCCGGTCGCGCTGGGACCGATGCTCGCCGTGGCGCTGTTCCGTCTCGTGCGCCGGAGCGACGATCGCTCTGTGATCTGGTTCGGATCGTTCGTCGCGATCGTCGTCGCCGGCTTCGGGGCGCTGGCCGGTGGTGAGCCGTTCTGGTTCGAATGGGTCACCTACTCAGCCGTTCTCCTGCTCCCGATCGCCGCGGCCGACGCCCGTCGCTCCAACCTGCGGCGTCGAGCCGACGGATTGGAACGCCAGGTCGCCGAGCGGCTCCAGGCGGAACGCCTTCGCATCGCGTACGACCTGCACGACATCGTCGCCCATTCGCTGTCGGCGATCACCGTCCAGTCCGGCATCGCCGCCCACGGGTTCGAGCGCGATCCCGCCGCCGCTCGCACTTCGCTCGTCGAGATCAACGACGCAGGCAGACGATCGCTCGACGAGCTGAGATCCCTGCTCGGGCTCCTCCGGTCCGACGAGTCGGTCCCGCTTCGCCCGGTACCGGCGGCCACCACCACCCTCAGCGACGTCGTCGCTGCCGCCGGGCACTCGACGGAGGTCGAGGTGGTCGAGGACGGTCACTATCCTGCGGGCGTGGCGGAGAGCACCGTGGTGACGGTGCACCGCATCGTGCACGAGTGCCTGGTCAACGTCGCCCGCCACGCCGGCGACGTCCCCACGGTCGTCCGGCTCCGGCACGCAGACGGCGGCGTGCACGTCACCGTGTCGAACGAGGCCCCGGCCACCGCACGCGTTACGACGCCGGGCACCGGCATCGGTCTGGTCGCGATCCGCGAGCGAGCGGAGCTCCTCGGTGGCACCGTCCACGCCGGACCCACCGACAACGGCGGGTTCACGGTGCACGCGTTCGTGCCCTACCACATCCCCGGCGGGTGGGAGGCATGA
- a CDS encoding ABC transporter permease — protein sequence MSQMVRSAARSVFASRGRFLLTGTAIALSVAFLAATLVLSDSMRGRAAGDIAEALAGTDAVVQGVSLGEPGGGPGDPARSVRQSLDPDITERVVAVDGVDGAAPQWAGFAKLVVDGSTVGTGTASDVGRNWVADPALNPFRLASGQPPTEVGEIAIDRSLADDAGVAPGDVVQVLTATGMHDATITGIATFASADAAPLQRTVLLADGAVSAWLDTAAPTEVLVDVAEGADRTEVLGRLSELSDAEVVDGPDYIRTKQDAATSPLQFLNVFLLAFAVVAILIGVTIIFNTFVLTVARRRRESGLLRAIGAERRQVLGGVVIEAAFVGTIATLAGLVCGVAGVGALRWVVGLTGVSLITGPTIVSPTSIAIAATVGIGATILSAWIPARRAAATPPIEALRESAAEPRVVSRARTASGLVLAAAAIAGGTVAVVGSNPVWLMLAAAIVPALVLCGPAIVTASARWSSPAARRAAGAPGSIAAGNLAASPRRSASTALALMLGIAMVTVFSIFASSLTSAVGTDVREGLRADLVVTSATPDFSTIDPTLAGRIAALPDVDSATALSIAEGIVAGKAEAIGGIDPTALPTLYDLDPIAGDLADLGSGGVAVVGDDPALLGGTLEIEFERSAIEAPIVAVVERSTGGFEAPAYFVDRATLDASVGRLLDAQVLVDLADGAVADAEEAVSALVRDSPGAFLATREEHVAGSGSEIAAFGYFIDGMLILASFIALLGVANTTALAINERSGEIGLLRAVGASRRELRRIVRLEGALLSFVAASIGIAVGAAFGWAMIDVTGGAEIPSVVVPWPRLAVTLIVAVAAGVAAAAWPAFRVSRVPVLELVGRDR from the coding sequence ATGAGCCAGATGGTGCGGAGCGCGGCCCGGAGCGTGTTCGCGAGCCGGGGCCGGTTCCTGCTCACCGGCACGGCGATCGCACTGTCGGTGGCGTTCCTCGCCGCGACGCTGGTGCTGTCCGACTCGATGCGCGGCCGAGCGGCCGGCGATATCGCCGAAGCGTTGGCCGGGACGGACGCCGTGGTGCAGGGTGTTTCCCTCGGCGAGCCCGGCGGAGGACCGGGAGATCCCGCCAGGTCGGTTCGGCAATCACTGGATCCCGACATCACCGAGCGCGTGGTTGCGGTCGACGGCGTCGACGGGGCCGCCCCGCAATGGGCCGGCTTCGCGAAGCTGGTCGTCGACGGATCAACGGTCGGAACCGGCACGGCGAGCGACGTCGGTCGCAACTGGGTCGCCGACCCGGCGCTCAATCCGTTCCGGCTCGCGAGCGGGCAGCCACCGACCGAGGTCGGAGAGATCGCGATCGATCGATCGCTCGCCGATGACGCAGGCGTGGCTCCGGGTGACGTCGTCCAGGTCCTGACCGCGACGGGCATGCACGACGCGACCATCACCGGTATCGCGACGTTCGCGTCGGCGGACGCGGCACCGCTGCAGCGCACGGTTCTGCTGGCCGACGGAGCGGTGTCCGCCTGGCTCGACACGGCGGCGCCGACCGAGGTGCTCGTCGACGTCGCGGAGGGTGCCGACCGCACCGAGGTGCTCGGCCGACTGTCGGAGCTGTCCGATGCCGAGGTCGTCGACGGACCCGACTACATCCGCACGAAGCAGGACGCCGCGACGTCACCGCTGCAGTTCCTGAACGTGTTCCTCCTGGCCTTCGCCGTGGTCGCGATTCTGATCGGCGTGACGATCATCTTCAACACGTTCGTGCTCACCGTCGCCCGCCGCCGGCGGGAGTCGGGACTGCTGCGTGCGATCGGTGCGGAACGACGCCAAGTGCTCGGCGGAGTGGTGATCGAGGCGGCGTTCGTCGGAACGATCGCCACGCTCGCCGGCCTCGTATGCGGGGTCGCGGGAGTGGGCGCGCTGCGCTGGGTCGTCGGACTCACCGGGGTCAGCCTGATCACCGGGCCGACGATCGTGAGCCCGACCTCGATCGCCATCGCCGCGACCGTCGGTATAGGCGCAACGATCCTCTCGGCATGGATCCCGGCTCGCCGCGCGGCGGCGACACCACCGATCGAGGCGCTGCGCGAGAGCGCGGCGGAACCTCGGGTCGTGAGCCGAGCGCGGACTGCAAGCGGACTCGTGCTCGCCGCGGCGGCGATCGCTGGAGGAACTGTGGCTGTGGTGGGCTCGAACCCAGTGTGGCTCATGCTCGCCGCTGCCATTGTCCCGGCGCTCGTGCTGTGCGGCCCGGCGATCGTGACAGCTTCAGCACGTTGGAGCTCTCCGGCTGCCCGCCGTGCCGCCGGTGCGCCCGGCTCGATCGCAGCGGGCAACCTGGCTGCGAGCCCCCGCCGATCGGCATCGACGGCGCTCGCGCTCATGCTCGGAATCGCCATGGTGACGGTATTCTCGATCTTCGCGAGCTCACTGACGAGCGCGGTGGGAACGGACGTCCGTGAGGGACTGCGGGCGGACCTGGTGGTCACGTCGGCGACCCCCGACTTCTCGACGATCGACCCCACCCTGGCCGGCCGGATAGCAGCGCTGCCCGACGTCGACTCGGCAACCGCGCTGTCGATCGCCGAAGGAATCGTGGCAGGGAAAGCCGAGGCGATCGGCGGCATCGACCCGACGGCACTGCCCACCCTGTACGACCTCGACCCGATCGCCGGCGACCTCGCCGACCTGGGCTCGGGAGGCGTGGCCGTGGTCGGTGACGACCCGGCGCTGCTCGGCGGAACCCTGGAGATCGAGTTCGAACGATCGGCCATCGAAGCGCCGATCGTTGCCGTGGTCGAGAGGAGCACCGGCGGTTTCGAAGCCCCGGCGTACTTCGTCGACCGTGCGACACTCGACGCCTCGGTCGGTCGTCTGCTCGATGCGCAGGTGCTCGTCGACCTCGCCGACGGAGCGGTGGCGGACGCCGAGGAAGCCGTGAGCGCCCTGGTCCGGGATTCGCCCGGGGCGTTCCTGGCGACCCGGGAAGAACACGTCGCCGGCAGCGGCAGCGAGATCGCCGCGTTCGGGTACTTCATCGACGGGATGCTCATTCTGGCGAGCTTCATCGCGCTTCTTGGAGTCGCCAACACCACGGCGCTCGCGATCAATGAACGCTCTGGAGAGATCGGGCTGCTGCGAGCGGTCGGGGCGTCTCGCCGGGAGCTGCGTCGCATCGTGCGGCTCGAGGGGGCACTCCTGTCGTTCGTTGCGGCATCGATCGGTATCGCCGTCGGAGCCGCCTTCGGCTGGGCGATGATCGATGTCACCGGAGGCGCGGAGATCCCGTCCGTCGTCGTACCCTGGCCCCGTCTGGCAGTGACGCTGATCGTCGCAGTCGCAGCGGGCGTGGCCGCCGCAGCGTGGCCCGCGTTCCGGGTCTCCCGGGTGCCTGTGCTCGAGCTGGTGGGCCGGGACCGCTGA
- a CDS encoding ABC transporter ATP-binding protein, with protein MSSNADDAAARLVGAVKRYGSGQSAVVALDDVTIAFPAGKFTAVMGPSGSGKSTMMHCAAGLDRLTSGRAFIGNTDLSTLDDRGLTMLRRERIGFVFQTLNLVGTLTAEENICLPLTLSGRRPGEGVLDQVVSMLRLGDRMHHRPTELSGGQQQRVAIARALVARPHVVFADEPTGNLDTRSGQEILGYLRSAVDKRHQSIVMVTHDPNAAAWADHVVFVVDGRVHDVMDRPSADSVLDVMKGLGR; from the coding sequence CTGTCATCCAACGCTGATGACGCTGCGGCCAGGCTCGTCGGCGCAGTCAAGCGATACGGCTCCGGCCAGTCGGCCGTCGTCGCTCTCGACGACGTCACCATCGCGTTCCCGGCGGGGAAGTTCACGGCTGTGATGGGCCCGTCGGGTTCGGGAAAGTCGACGATGATGCACTGCGCCGCCGGGCTGGATCGACTGACGTCGGGCCGCGCCTTCATCGGCAACACCGATCTGTCGACCCTCGACGACCGCGGACTGACCATGCTGCGCCGAGAACGGATCGGGTTCGTGTTCCAGACGCTCAATCTCGTTGGGACCCTCACGGCCGAGGAGAACATCTGCCTGCCGTTGACCTTGTCGGGCCGCCGGCCGGGCGAAGGAGTGCTCGATCAGGTCGTGTCGATGCTGCGCCTCGGTGATCGCATGCATCATCGGCCGACGGAGCTCTCGGGCGGCCAGCAACAGCGCGTCGCCATCGCCCGGGCGCTGGTCGCCCGGCCACACGTGGTGTTCGCCGACGAGCCCACCGGCAACCTCGACACCCGGTCCGGACAGGAGATCCTCGGATACCTGCGCTCAGCGGTCGACAAGCGTCATCAGTCGATCGTGATGGTCACGCACGATCCCAACGCCGCTGCCTGGGCGGACCACGTCGTGTTCGTCGTCGACGGCAGAGTGCACGACGTGATGGACCGCCCGTCGGCCGATTCGGTGCTCGACGTGATGAAGGGCCTGGGGCGATGA
- a CDS encoding HAMP domain-containing sensor histidine kinase — protein sequence MSRPAGREPRRLTRWWRRRSLRTRLTVIAATAIAVSVFVAFQVASELLDWELRDTAENQLRADSRVLAANAERAGLAQVRLPPYPGSGRLVRVILPDGSIRTPAGQPALPPVSEHAGRVAQGASADLMESNDSDEDGYRIYTLRAGDGAVQVARVVDDGPINQFGLGMLLIGLLCVVGGALVGRTVARTGLAPIDRLAAAAVRVARTRDLDADIPDEGGGEIRRLIQSINDMLAALRDSRRAQRLLAEDAAHELKTPLTSLRLNVELLIRLDRRGTLESALPAESRTRLLNDLGAQVAELSTLVAELTDLARGDVSDESTEVLDLADVVVAAATRARSREPDVEVALDVTSVWVSGRPAALQRAVLNLIDNAGKWSPADQPVQVRLHAEGASAVLEVDDAGPGIDAADVPRVFDRFYRADSARALPGSGLGLSIVQRVVDAHGGRATVARSARGGALLRVDLPAAAPPAPVARLTAGEDTAAC from the coding sequence GTGAGCAGGCCCGCCGGCCGGGAACCGCGCCGGCTGACCCGATGGTGGCGCCGGCGGTCCCTGCGGACCAGGCTGACGGTGATCGCGGCGACGGCCATCGCGGTCAGCGTGTTCGTGGCCTTCCAGGTGGCCAGCGAGCTACTGGACTGGGAGCTGCGGGACACCGCCGAGAATCAGCTGCGCGCCGACTCCCGCGTCCTGGCGGCGAACGCGGAGCGCGCCGGTCTGGCGCAGGTCCGGCTACCGCCGTATCCGGGGTCCGGCCGGCTGGTGCGGGTCATCCTGCCCGACGGCTCGATCCGGACGCCGGCCGGCCAACCCGCGCTGCCTCCGGTCAGCGAGCACGCCGGGCGCGTGGCGCAGGGCGCGTCGGCCGACCTGATGGAGTCGAACGACAGCGACGAGGACGGCTACCGCATCTACACGCTGCGGGCGGGCGACGGCGCGGTCCAGGTGGCCCGCGTCGTCGACGACGGCCCGATCAACCAGTTCGGGTTGGGCATGCTGCTGATCGGGCTGCTCTGCGTGGTCGGCGGCGCCCTTGTCGGGCGGACCGTGGCGCGGACCGGGCTGGCACCGATCGACCGGCTGGCCGCCGCCGCGGTACGTGTCGCGCGCACCCGGGATCTCGACGCCGACATCCCGGATGAGGGCGGTGGGGAGATCCGGCGGCTGATCCAGTCGATCAACGACATGCTCGCCGCGCTCCGGGACTCCCGGCGGGCCCAGCGGCTGCTCGCCGAGGACGCCGCCCACGAGCTCAAGACCCCGCTCACCAGCCTGCGCCTCAACGTCGAGCTGCTGATCCGGCTCGACCGGCGCGGCACCCTGGAGAGCGCACTGCCGGCGGAGAGCCGGACCCGGCTGCTCAACGATCTCGGCGCTCAAGTGGCCGAGTTGAGCACCCTTGTCGCCGAGCTGACCGACCTGGCGCGCGGTGACGTCAGCGACGAGAGCACCGAGGTGCTCGACCTCGCCGACGTGGTGGTGGCCGCCGCGACCCGGGCGCGTTCCCGCGAGCCCGACGTCGAGGTCGCGCTCGACGTGACCTCTGTGTGGGTGAGCGGGCGTCCCGCTGCGCTCCAGCGGGCGGTGCTCAACCTCATCGACAACGCCGGCAAGTGGTCCCCCGCGGACCAGCCGGTCCAGGTCCGGCTACACGCCGAGGGCGCATCGGCGGTGCTCGAGGTCGACGACGCCGGGCCGGGCATCGACGCCGCCGACGTACCGCGGGTGTTCGACCGGTTCTACCGTGCCGACAGCGCCCGGGCGTTGCCGGGATCCGGTCTGGGGCTGTCGATCGTGCAGCGGGTCGTCGACGCCCACGGCGGCCGGGCCACCGTCGCCCGCTCCGCACGCGGTGGCGCGCTGCTTCGGGTCGACCTTCCGGCCGCGGCCCCGCCCGCCCCGGTCGCGCGGCTCACCGCCGGGGAGGACACCGCGGCGTGCTGA
- a CDS encoding response regulator transcription factor, whose amino-acid sequence MRIMIADDDPAIRASLERVLQVEGYDTSIVANGLAVLDGIDGAGGDTLDLLLLDVMMPRLGGLETCRRLRAAGRDLPVLMLTARDQVSDRVAGLDAGADDYLPKPFATEELLARVRALLRRRTPTGEESQILSFADVRLDPDRFEAWRGGRPLRLTRTEFSLLQVLVCNATRVLTRDALLEAIWGFGMSSTANNLQVYVSYLRRKMEAEGEPRLLYTLRGLGYTLRETPP is encoded by the coding sequence GTGCGGATCATGATCGCGGATGATGACCCGGCCATCCGTGCGTCGCTGGAGCGGGTGCTCCAGGTCGAGGGTTACGACACCAGCATCGTCGCCAACGGTCTCGCCGTGCTCGACGGGATCGATGGGGCCGGCGGTGACACGCTGGATCTGCTGCTCCTCGACGTGATGATGCCCCGCCTCGGCGGGTTGGAGACCTGCCGGCGGCTGCGGGCCGCGGGTCGGGATCTTCCGGTGCTGATGCTGACCGCCCGTGACCAGGTCTCCGACCGGGTCGCGGGGCTGGACGCGGGCGCCGACGACTACCTGCCCAAGCCGTTCGCCACCGAGGAGTTGCTGGCCCGGGTGCGGGCCCTGCTGCGCCGGCGCACGCCGACCGGCGAGGAGTCGCAGATCCTGTCGTTCGCCGACGTCCGGCTCGATCCCGACAGGTTCGAGGCGTGGCGGGGCGGGCGGCCGCTGCGCCTGACCCGCACCGAGTTCTCCCTCCTGCAGGTCCTCGTGTGCAACGCGACCCGGGTCTTGACCCGCGACGCGCTGCTGGAGGCGATCTGGGGCTTCGGCATGAGCTCCACCGCCAACAACCTCCAGGTATACGTGAGCTACCTGCGCCGCAAGATGGAGGCCGAGGGTGAGCCGCGATTGCTCTACACGCTGCGCGGCCTGGGATACACGTTGCGGGAGACCCCTCCGTGA